The following proteins are encoded in a genomic region of Corylus avellana chromosome ca4, CavTom2PMs-1.0:
- the LOC132178704 gene encoding sm-like protein LSM36B: MSGGGEKGSATTKTPGDFLKSIRGRPVVVKLNSGVDYRGILACLDGYMNIAMEQTEEYVNGQLKNKYGDAFIRGNNVLYISTSKRTLADGA, encoded by the exons ATGAGTGGAGGTGGAGAGAAAGGGTCAGCAACTACAAAGACCCCAGGAGATTTCCTCAAATCAATTCGAGGGCGACCCGTTGTTGTTAAACTGAATTCTGGAGTTGATTATCGAG GTATTCTCGCGTGTCTGGATGGGTATATGAATATAGCAATGGAGCAAACTGAAGAATATGTCAACGGGCAGTTGAAAAATAAGTATGGCGACGCTTTCATCCGCGGAAACAATG TTCTCTACATTAGTACATCAAAGAGGACACTAGCAGATGGGGCTTAA